In Ipomoea triloba cultivar NCNSP0323 chromosome 15, ASM357664v1, one genomic interval encodes:
- the LOC116006788 gene encoding uncharacterized protein LOC116006788, protein MASFLSLSFLLIFSLCLSFVFAAAAPPPLDGLVPNGNFEEGPKRSNLNKTVIIGKRSLPKWEISGIVEYVSGGPQPGGFYFAIPRGAHAVRLGNEASISQYLKVKPRAIYSVTFGATRTCAQDEVLAVSIPGQKSELPIQTLYSADGGDTYAWAFRAPSGVVKLTFHNPGVQEDPACGPLIDAVAIKEIPPLKYTKGNLVKNGGFESGPHLFTNFSTGVLVLPKGKDPYSSIPAWIVESLKPVKYIDSKHFLVPRGRAAVELIGGRETAIAQIIRTRPNWRYTLTFTIGDASNGCHGSMAVQAFAARETVRAAFVSTGKGWFKTVSFNFRATSTRTRITFYSPFYHTNINDFAHVCGPVIDDVRVFPVRK, encoded by the exons ATGGCTTCTTTTCTGTCTCTTTCTTTTCTACTCATCTTCTCTTTATGCTTGAGTTTTGTTTTTGCTGCTGCTGCTCCTCCACCTCTTGATG GGCTAGTGCCAAATGGGAACTTTGAGGAAGGCCCCAAGAGATCAAACCTGAACAAGACAGTGATCATAGGGAAGAGATCACTACCCAAGTGGGAAATCAGCGGCATAGTAGAGTACGTGAGCGGTGGGCCCCAACCAGGCGGGTTCTACTTCGCCATCCCTCGCGGGGCCCACGCCGTGCGGCTCGGCAATGAGGCCTCCATTTCCCAGTACTTGAAGGTAAAGCCGAGGGCGATATACTCAGTCACCTTTGGCGCAACGAGGACCTGTGCGCAAGATGAAGTGCTCGCCGTTTCAATTCCCGGCCAGAAAAGTGAGCTTCCGATTCAGACGCTTTATAGCGCTGATGGCGGTGACACTTATGCGTGGGCGTTTAGGGCACCTTCTGGGGTTGTTAAGCTCACGTTTCATAACCCTGGTGTGCAGGAGGACCCTGCTTGTGGACCCCTCATTGATGCTGTTGCCATCAAGGAAATACCTCCCCTCAAATACACCAAAG GGAACTTGGTGAAAAATGGAGGATTCGAGAGCGGACCTCATCTCTTCACCAACTTCTCCACCGGAGTCCTCGTTCTCCCCAAGGGAAAAGACCCATACTCCTCCATCCCCGCCTGGATCGTGGAGTCCCTCAAGCCCGTGAAATACATAGACTCCAAGCATTTCCTAGTCCCCAGAGGCCGCGCCGCCGTGGAACTGATCGGAGGCAGAGAAACCGCCATTGCCCAGATCATCAGAACACGCCCCAACTGGCGCTACACCCTCACCTTCACCATCGGCGACGCCAGCAACGGCTGCCATGGATCCATGGCCGTGCAAGCTTTCGCCGCCCGAGAAACCGTTAGAGCCGCCTTTGTCTCCACGGGAAAGGGGTGGTTCAAAACTGTCAGTTTTAACTTCCGAGCAACCTCGACCCGGACGAGGATCACTTTCTATAGCCCGTTCTATCACACGAATATTAACGATTTTGCCCACGTTTGTGGGCCTGTCATCGATGATGTTAGAGTGTTCCCTGTCCGTAAATGA